The DNA window GAAAACAAGTATGTAATAtgtcaaaaaattatatttatatagaaattatctaataaaaaaaagaattacaaaaaaaatttaaaaaaaattttttaaaaaaaaaaaggaaaaatctCATCAACATAAAACTTAACAAACTATTTCCTctattttctcttttcagcaatttttttctgtacCGCTAAGCaaaatatcttttcttattaaatttagtGGGTTTCACTTGgaatttcaaaaacaatttgtTTACCGGTCAATTTGTTGTAAACAGATTGGAAAGAATCTAATTTGTAATCAATGTTTTGAACATCTTTGGAGTCTAACAAAACTTTTTGAATCTTGTTACCACCAACTAAGTATCTAACTCTCTTACCGACAATTTCAGTTGGGAAAACTAAGTCTTCCAAGATTTTGTCATGGACAGCAGTCAAAGTTCTAGATCTTGGTCTCTTTTGGGTCTTTCTAGAACGACGAGCTGGCTTTGGCAAGATTCTTCTTTCAGCCAAGAAGATGATGTGACGGTCagaaaatttcttttccaaTTCACGGGTCAATTTAACTTGAACCTTGTGGTAAGCAGCTAAACTTGGAACTGGAAcgaaaatgataatgacTTTCTTACCACCAGCAATTTCAAcctgaaataaaataaaatcataaaaatgctcttttttttcaatatcaaTGGGAgaggataaaaaaatgaaaaaagcaCATATCAATATTAGAAATGTTAGTAAAAAAGACTTTTGCTATCAAAAGTtaagaataaaaactaCGAATTTTTGATCctgaaaaagattaaaaaatgacTGTATTCTTGTATTAAAACAACTAATAAAGAAGAGAGATTATTGTCATGTATTTTGTCGGGAAAAatgtcctttttttttaactttctAGTGCGCtataaaaactttaaaatacAACATCTCACATTGGATACTTTTAGCTCTGGCACTTCCTAAATTAAAACCTAATGTAAAGatctacaaaaaaaataattccaGCTATTATAAAGGCGGTCTCCAAATTGTTCAACttataatatacaaatGTACGTGCAAAacatgaaaaataattttctgGACAACCCTTATCGTGCAGAAACACTCCTATGTACTCTACAGTCACATgcctttttgttttattaagtTCTATACCCTTAGACAATACAACGCCTTGGggataataattattttatctcaacttttaaaattgtaatGTTCTCCATTTCTAGACAGATGTTCTCTCTTATTAGTCAATTTCTTATTCtaactttttattctttcttcactttaagttttt is part of the Saccharomycodes ludwigii strain NBRC 1722 chromosome III, whole genome shotgun sequence genome and encodes:
- the RPS7A gene encoding 40S ribosomal protein eS7 (similar to Saccharomyces cerevisiae YOR096W | RPS7A | Ribosomal Protein of the Small subunit (paralog of YNL096C | RPS7B)), whose amino-acid sequence is MSAPQAKILSQAPTELELQVAQAFVDLENHSPDFKAELRPLQFKSIKEVEIAGGKKVIIIFVPVPSLAAYHKVQVKLTRELEKKFSDRHIIFLAERRILPKPARRSRKTQKRPRSRTLTAVHDKILEDLVFPTEIVGKRVRYLVGGNKIQKVLLDSKDVQNIDYKLDSFQSVYNKLTGKQIVFEIPSETH